A part of Carassius carassius chromosome 32, fCarCar2.1, whole genome shotgun sequence genomic DNA contains:
- the LOC132113139 gene encoding protein TUNAR-like, giving the protein MCVCFRKTVPLSMSNAMFLLMLCKIGVRGKLQTSPRKMLNTALSDEEKGIQDKESKEESILAMLGIIGTILNLVVIIFVYIYTTL; this is encoded by the exons atgtgtgtgtgtttcagaaagACGGTCCCACTCAGCATGTCCAATGCTATGTTCCTCCTGATGCTGTGTAAG ATTGGTGTGAGAGGAAAACTGCAGACTTCTCCGAGGAAAATGCTAAACACTGCTCTGAGTGATGAGGAGAAGGGCATCCAAGACAAGGAAAGCAAGGAAGAGTCCATTCTGGCCATGCTGGGAATCATTGGGACGATCCTGAACCTCGTCGTCATCATCTTCGTCTACATCTACACCACCCTGTGA